In the Acropora muricata isolate sample 2 chromosome 10, ASM3666990v1, whole genome shotgun sequence genome, one interval contains:
- the LOC136930406 gene encoding uncharacterized protein: protein MSSPGSQVVDSINEEELSISALTERDQVDKDHINVVQEQSEPEPRITRVRTLTEKGQAYQDQRQREHEKDEDQLIKKFHETYDAWETQAIYIESFMAKQLPLSQIEKEEAILRLKNLYDKTEKIYDKIRNDRAPGQETRQKMDKCDALTHTLERKFIRGESAASRNEEDVRSVRSRSSRASRRSGRSRTSRSSKAPSVIDVKRADAAAELAVREVEFNMLKEEAKHKEATVRIEAELKTKLAQRKLKLEQLEAKKQIEIARAKLRAYQEVKEFTDELDSVEDDPLDPSPIPIDFETEAASLHQPQERGHSNPTTQPANQPQDVHQFPVEGETNHPVYVQPQASSANVDNVTSIVTAIADSFSMNRLPAPEPTIFRGEPILYPDWKASFHALIHRKNLPSNDKMYYLKRYVSGSAKEAINGLFLQGSSAEAYERAWNILDERFGHPFIVTNAYRDKLRKWPKISSKDHQGLRRFADFLLSTETAMQIIENLNVLNDYMENQKLLTKLPEWLVSRWNREATRKMKEEKKYPDFKTFTTFISAEADLLCNPISSCHVVKELERTTDSTRQEPNPNYEAKRFVNDTKTTEESSKEPNRTSKPQLQCPFCKMTDHLLNACVTFRAETRENKLNFVKEGGLCFGCLRKGHMSIDCKKRLTCATCHKNHPTCLHEERYAKKPEEKKRSEEQESTNVRKTTSCTSQGAPSVSTSMIVPVWLSSLSKPDNEVLVYAILDTQSDATFILKETCEELDTETQPTKLRLSTITSQDSFVDSQRVSSLQVRGYNSNLKIPIPVAFTSTSIPADEDHIPTKSTAKNWEHLRPIESKMYDLLDCNVGLLIGYDCSQALTPREVPAGNNSEPYGIKTDLGWSIVGGSDVRSEQSLCHKVAVREIPAVTMTDIIRVLESDFQGDKDDKKTSQEDLNFLKIMEEGIERTRNGHYEMPLPFKERPVLPNNHLMALTRLEHLKRKFLKNSRYKEDYVKFMNQVLSRGDAEEAPMLAQEGVKWYVPHHGVYHPKKNKIRVVFDCSARFKGTSLNDHLLSGPDLTNSLVGVLCRFRKYPYAISCDVEKMFHQFIVRENDRDYLRFLWWLNGDVEKEPKEYRMKVHLFGATSSPGCASYGLKYMACQEKEAHPLAAQFIMHDFYVDDGLTSVESAQQAKDLIQGAREICEKGGLRLHKFVSNDFQVLESVPKGERAVDVILNLPSDQLPIERVLGIQWLVGLDCFKFSIILKDQPLTRRGVLATVASVYDPLGFLAPLVLKAKKILQEICNRGVSWDEPLPEEVRPRWEHWKCDLLRLNELQIPRCFESKTLNGKKTYELHNFADASTSGYGQCSYLRVKDEDENVHVSLVMGKSRVAPTKITTIPRLELTAAVVSAKVAVMVQEELNYTKLKQYFWTDSKVVLGYINNDAKRFHTFVANRVQVIRSNTDTKEWRYIDTKNNPADYASRGLNAEELMKSNWFNGPSFLWDKEIPSCKEEIPNIQIGDPEVKATVRAATVKESFGLIDCVSRFSSWTKAVGVVSYLKRPFKKNKPKTVATTVAERQDAERHIFKEIQRKAFKNEIASLSRKEQNAKISRQSSLLKLDPFIDEEGLIRVGGRLENSTLPFEVKHPIVLPRSSQVTDLIIDHFHKKVKHQGKGMTMNEIRSNGLWILSLNAAVASYIYKCVQCRRQRRPTEGQKMANLPKDRVESAPPFTYCGMDCLGPFTIKEGRRELKKYAVIFTCMSSRAVNIEHLDDMTTDAFINALRCFTAIRGPVQQLRSDQGSNFVGARNELANATKELDKDRIQTYLTTNRCEFVTNVPCSSHWGGVWERQIRTTRSILNTILNDYKGRLDTSSLRTFLYEVMAIVNSRPLTYQCLNDPKSLEPLTPNHLLTMKSKTLLPPPGNFVKEEVYARKRWRRVQFLAEQFWSRWRKEYLINLSLRQKWFLPKRNLKIGDVVIVQDEVPRNEWPLGLVVETSTNQEGLVRAVKVKVKLGSRNPQKGSDTTCSVVERPVQKVVLLMESVD from the coding sequence ATGTCTAGCCCAGGAAGTCAAGTAGTAGATTCAATTAATGAAGAAGAGTTATCGATTTCTGCGCTGACCGAACGCGATCAAGTAGATAAAGATCATATAAACGTAGTGCAAGAGCAGTCGGAGCCTGAACCGCGAATTACTAGAGTTCGAACACTCACCGAAAAGGGCCAAGCCTATCAAGACCAGCGCCAAAGAGAGCATGAGAAGGATGAAGATCAGCTCATTAAGAAATTTCACGAAACGTACGACGCGTGGGAAACGCAAGCAATATATATCGAGTCGTTCATGGCTAAACAGTTGCCGTTGTCCcaaatagaaaaagaagaagcgaTTCTCCGTTTGAAGAATCTTTACGATAAAACCGAGAAGATATACGATAAAATACGGAACGATCGGGCTCCAGGGCAGGAAACTCgtcagaaaatggacaaatgtGATGCCCTGACCCACAcactggaaagaaaatttatcagAGGCGAGTCAGCTGCGTCACGCAACGAAGAAGATGTAAGATCCGTTCGAAGTAGATCGAGCAGGGCATCCAGAAGGTCAGGTCGATCACGAACGAGTCGGTCCTCAAAGGCACCTTCTGTCATCGACGTAAAAAGGGCCGATGCTGCCGCTGAGTTGGCTGTTAGAGAAGTCGAATTTAACATGCTAAAAGAAGAAGCAAAGCACAAGGAAGCCACCGTAAGAATCGAAGCGGAACTCAAAACAAAACTAGCGCAGAGGAAACTGAAGCTGGAACAATTGGAAGCCAAGAAACAAATAGAAATAGCAAGAGCGAAGCTAAGGGCGTATCAAGAAGTCAAAGAGTTCACGGATGAGCTGGATTCAGTTGAAGATGATCCTTTGGACCCTTCGCCAATCCCGATAGACTTCGAGACGGAAGCTGCGTCCTTACATCAGCCTCAAGAACGCGGACATTCAAATCCAACCACGCAGCCCGCTAACCAACCTCAGGACGTCCATCAATTTCCCGTGGAAGGTGAAACCAACCATCCAGTTTACGTTCAACCACAAGCGTCATCAGCGAACGTAGATAATGTCACCTCGATCGTCACAGCGATAGCTGATTCATTTAGCATGAATCGCCTCCCAGCACCTGAACCGACCATCTTCAGAGGTGAGCCCATCCTTTATCCAGATTGGAAGGCGTCCTTTCATGCCCTCATACACCGAAAGAACTTACCGTCAAACGATAAGATGTATTACTTGAAACGATATGTGAGTGGATCTGCCAAAGAAGCTATTAACGGACTTTTCCTACAAGGTTCATCAGCAGAAGCCTACGAACGAGCGTGGAACATTCTAGACGAGAGGTTTGGTCATCCGTTCATAGTAACAAATGCGTACAGAGACAAACTACGAAAATGGCCCAAGATCAGTTCGAAAGATCACCAGGGTCTCAGAAGATTTGCTGATTTCCTACTAAGTACGGAAACCGCTATGCAGATAATCGAGAATCTAAACGTCTTGAATGACTACATGGAAAACCAAAAGCTACTCACCAAATTACCAGAATGGCTTGTCTCACGGTGGAACAGAGAAGccacaagaaaaatgaaagaagaaaagaagtatCCAGATTTCAAGACCTTCACAACCTTCATCAGTGCTGAAGCAGATCTCTTATGCAATCCTATTTCATCGTGTCATGTTGTGAAAGAGTTGGAAAGGACAACAGACAGCACTCGCCAGGAGCCAAATCCGAACTACGAAGCCAAAAGATTTGTTAATGACACCAAGACGACGGAAGAAAGTTCCAAAGAGCCAAACAGAACCTCAAAGCCACAACTGCAATGTCCATTCTGTAAAATGACTGACCATCTGTTGAATGCCTGCGTAACGTTTAGGGCGGAGACACgcgaaaacaaactgaattttgtCAAAGAAGGGGGCCTTTGTTTCGGATGCCTGAGGAAAGGGCATATGTCTATTGATTGTAAGAAGAGGCTGACCTGTGCGACGTGTCACAAGAATCACCCCACCTGTCTTCACGAAGAGAGATACGCTAAGAAgccagaagaaaagaagagaagtgAAGAACAGGAATCCACCAATGTTCGCAAAACTACTTCATGTACATCGCAAGGCGCCCCCAGCGTCAGCACCTCTATGATAGTTCCTGTGTGGCTGTCATCATTATCGAAGCCCGACAACGAAGTACTGGTTTATGCAATTTTAGACACGCAAAGCGATGCTACGTTTATACTCAAGGAAACCTGCGAAGAGCTCGATACAGAAACCCAGCCAACTAAGCTTCGACTGAGCACCATCACAAGTCAGGACTCATTCGTAGACAGCCAAAGGGTCTCGAGTCTTCAAGTAAGAGGATATAATTCTAATCTCAAGATTCCTATTCCGGTCGCTTTCACAAGTACATCTATTCCCGCCGATGAAGACCACATCCCTACTAAGTCCACAGCTAAGAACTGGGAACACTTAAGACCAATTGAAAGCAAAATGTATGACCTACTCGATTGCAATGTTGGGTTGCTTATTGGATATGACTGCTCGCAAGCGTTAACCCCAAGAGAAGTTCCTGCTGGTAACAACAGTGAACCGTACGGCATTAAAACTGATCTTGGATGGAGTATCGTTGGTGGAAGTGATGTAAGAAGTGAACAGTCCCTCTGCCACAAGGTTGCAGTGAGAGAAATACCCGCTGTAACAATGACTGATATTATTCGAGTCCTTGAATCAGATTTTCAGGGAGATAAGGATGATAAGAAGACTTCTCaagaagatttgaatttcctaAAGATTATGGAAGAAGGAATTGAGAGGACCAGAAACGGACACTACGAAATGCCACTGCCATTCAAGGAACGACCTGTTTTGCCTAACAACCATTTAATGGCGTTGACTCGTCTTGAACATCTCAAGCGAAAGTTCCTGAAGAATTCAAGGTATAAAGAAGATTACGTTAAATTCATGAATCAAGTATTAAGCAGGGGTGATGCCGAAGAAGCACCAATGCTTGCGCAAGAAGGAGTGAAGTGGTACGTACCCCATCATGGCGTCTAccacccaaagaaaaacaaaatcagagTTGTATTTGATTGTTCAGCAAGATTTAAAGGAACTTCTTTGAACGATCATTTACTCAGTGGACCCGACCTTACAAACAGTTTGGTGGGAGTACTATGCAGGTTCAGAAAATACCCTTACGCTATTAGTTGTGACGtggagaaaatgtttcatcagttCATCGTGCGAGAAAACGACCGCGATTATCTGCGTTTTCTTTGGTGGCTCAATGGCGATGTTGAGAAAGAGCCCAAAGAGTACAGAATGAAAGTACATTTGTTCGGAGCAACATCGTCACCTGGTTGTGCCAGCTATGGCCTCAAATATATGGCATGTCAAGAGAAAGAAGCGCACCCCTTAGCAGCTCAGTTCATTATGCATGATTTCTACGTGGACGACGGATTGACCAGCGTTGAATCCGCACAGCAAGCCAAAGACCTCATCCAAGGAGCTCGTGAGATTTGTGAGAAGGGTGGACTTCGTCTtcacaagtttgtttcaaaCGATTTTCAAGTTCTCGAATCAGTACCAAAAGGTGAAAGAGCAGTTGATGTAATCCTGAATCTACCGTCCGACCAACTTCCGATAGAGAGAGTGCTTGGTATTCAGTGGTTAGTGGGGTTAGACTGCTTCAAATTCTCAATTATCCTGAAGGATCAGCCCTTGACTAGAAGAGGAGTGCTGGCAACCGTAGCTTCCGTTTATGATCCCCTTGGATTCCTGGCGCCTTTGGTCctaaaggcaaagaagataTTGCAAGAAATTTGCAACCGAGGTGTCAGCTGGGACGAGCCTCTACCTGAAGAAGTTCGGCCAAGGTGGGAGCATTGGAAATGCGATCTTCTACGTCTGAATGAATTACAAATTCCAAGATGCTTTGAGTCGAAGACTCTAAATGGAAAGAAGACCTATGAATTGCACAATTTTGCTGACGCAAGCACGTCTGGATACGGACAATGTTCCTATCTGAGAGTTAAGGATGAAGACGAAAACGTGCATGTCTCATTGGTAATGGGAAAGTCCCGCGTCGCTCCAACGAAGATTACCACGATACCAAGATTGGAGCTTACCGCTGCAGTTGTTTCAGCAAAGGTTGCCGTGATGGTTCAGGAAGAATTAAATTACACTAAGCTGAAACAGTACTTTTGGACTGATTCCAAGGTAGTACTTGGCTACATAAACAACGACGCCAAAAGATTCCACACGTTTGTTGCCAACAGAGTACAAGTAATCAGGTCTAACACTGACACCAAAGAATGGCGATACATTGATACCAAGAACAATCCAGCAGATTACGCCTCCAGAGGTTTAAATGCAGAAGAACTAATGAAATCCAATTGGTTCAATGGACCTTCATTTCTATGGGACAAAGAAATCCCGTCTTGTAAAGAAGAAATTCCTAACATTCAAATTGGAGACCCAGAAGTTAAGGCCACCGTGCGCGCGGCTACAGTCAAGGAATCCTTCGGCCTCATCGATTGCGTATCACGATTTTCCAGCTGGACGAAGGCAGTGGGAGTGGTTTCATACCTTAAGAGACCTTTCAAGAAGAACAAGCCAAAAACAGTCGCCACTACAGTAGCTGAACGACAAGATGCCGAGAGGCACATCTTCAAAGAGATACAACGCAAAGCTTTCAAGAATGAAATTGCAAGTTTAAGTCGCAAGGAACAGAACGCCAAGATTTCAAGGCAAAGTTCCCTACTAAAGTTGGACCCTTTCATCGATGAAGAGGGATTGATAAGAGTTGGTGGAAGACTGGAAAATTCTACCTTGCCCTTTGAAGTTAAACACCCAATAGTCCTACCAAGGAGTTCCCAAGTAACTGATCTAATCATCGATCACTTTCACAAGAAGGTCAAGCATCAAGGAAAGGGAATGACCATGAACGAAATTCGTTCCAATGGACTATGGATACTAAGTCTTAATGCCGCAGTAGCTTCGTACATTTATAAATGTGTGCAATGTCGACGTCAGAGACGACCAACGGAAGGCCAAAAGATGGCAAATCTTCCCAAAGACAGAGTAGAGTCAGCTCCGCCATTTACATACTGTGGAATGGATTGTTTGGGGCCATTCACCATTAAGGAAGGAAGAAGGGAGTTGAAGAAATATGCGGTAATATTTACTTGCATGAGTTCCCGAGCAGTGAACATAGAGCATCTAGACGACATGACAACTGATGCCTTCATCAACGCTTTGAGATGCTTTACTGCTATTCGAGGACCCGTCCAGCAGCTAAGATCCGACCAAGGCTCCAATTTCGTAGGAGCAAGGAATGAACTCGCAAACGCCACTAAAGAGCTGGACAAGGACAGGATTCAAACCTATTTGACGACCAATCGCTGCGAATTTGTCACGAATGTTCCCTGTTCCAGTCACTGGGGAGGAGTATGGGAAAGACAGATTAGAACTACAAGAAGCATCCTAAACACCATCCTTAACGATTATAAGGGAAGGCTTGATACGTCTTCGCTTCGCACTTTCTTGTATGAAGTCATGGCCATAGTCAACAGTCGACCATTGACCTACCAATGCCTGAATGACCCGAAGAGTTTAGAGCCTTTAACTCCGAATCATCTGCTAACGATGAAGAGTAAGACACTTCTTCCACCTCCCGGCAATTTCGTTAAAGAAGAAGTGTACGCACGAAAGCGATGGCGACGAGTTCAGTTTCTGGCAGAGCAGTTCTGGAGTAGGTGGAGAAAGGAGTACCTCATCAACCTGAGTTTGCGACAGAAATGGTTCCTGCCGAAAAGGAATCTCAAGATAGGAGACGTTGTTATTGTGCAAGATGAAGTTCCAAGAAATGAGTGGCCTCTCGGTTTAGTGGTGGAGACTTCAACGAATCAGGAAGGTCTCGTTCGTGCAGTAAAAGTAAAGGTCAAGTTGGGATCCAGAAACCCCCAGAAAGGAAGCGATACCACATGCTCCGTTGTCGAGAGACCAGTACAGAAAGTTGTTCTCCTTATGGAAAGCGTGGACTAA